One stretch of Sebastes umbrosus isolate fSebUmb1 chromosome 5, fSebUmb1.pri, whole genome shotgun sequence DNA includes these proteins:
- the fam183a gene encoding protein FAM183A, protein MAGKEKVVEKLDVVHQNAIHIETIRKEQRHQILHTEFSINPHRKLHVLPDKPMSRKPKEVIAENSGFIEAFHHARKEPTKKYALPQTTSQEIGWVSTPLIPSNRHDNRLNFNRCSADITKHKESALRSSN, encoded by the exons ATGGCAGGGAAGGAGAAAGTCGTGGAGAAACTGGATGTGGTTCATCAAAACGCGATTCACATTGAGACGATCAGGAAAGAGCAAAGACACCAGATCCTCCACACAGAGTTCAGCATCAATCCACACCGGAAAT tacATGTCCTACCAGACAAACCCATGTCTAGGAAACCAAAAGAAGTGATTGCAGAGAACT CGGGCTTCATCGAGGCCTTCCACCATGCTCGCAAGGAACCCACCAAGAAATATGCATTGCCACAGACCACGAGTCAGGAGATAGGATGGGTGTCAACCCCACTG atccCATCGAACCGCCATGACAACAGATTAAATTTCAACAGATGCAGCGCGGACATCACCAAACACAAAGAATCTGCCCTGCGTTCGTCAAATTAA
- the ebna1bp2 gene encoding probable rRNA-processing protein EBP2: MIIESRSMDSAEEEESLLGQESEDENSELSDDALQEAFAKGLLKPGMNVLVNKPKQFVNNVEGLKQCLAGFRKDLPWVERLDMTNLPAEDVIAKTEGKVPSVKTGDVKAEDDFQREMFFYRQAQATVLDALPLLSKHGIATKRPDDYFAEMAKSDQQMQKIRKKLISKTLMLEKSEKAKKIRDQRKFGKKVQVEVIQKRQKEKKAMMTAVKKYQKGMTDKLDFLDGDQKKGKDSSQGPNKAAANKAAAKKGPNAKRKYKDNRFGFGGKKSGKKWNTKESHNDVSSFRARVANAKGSKGGKKAGNQNKRPGKSVRKKIKSRS, encoded by the exons ATGATTATCGAGAGCAGGAGTATGGAttcagcagaggaagaggagtcgcTGCTCGGACAGGAGTCAGAGGATGAGAACAGTGAACTATCAGACGATGCG ctTCAAGAAGCCTTTGCCAAGGGGTTGTTGAAACCAGGGATGAACGTTCTGGTGAATAAACCCAAACAGTTTGTCAACAATGTG GAGGGTTTGAAACAGTGCCTCGCTGGCTTCCGTAAAGACCTTCCCTGGGTGGAGAGGTTGGATATGACCAACCTGCCTGCTGAAGACGTTATCGCCAAAACTGAAGGGAAAGTCCCAAGTGTGAAAACTGGAGATGTCAAGGCAGAGGATGATTTCCAGAGAGAGATGTTCTT CTACCGCCAAGCTCAAGCTACAGTTCTGGATGCATTGCCTCTCCTGAGCAAGCACGGCATCGCCACCAAGAGGCCCGACGATTACTTCGCAGAGATGGCCAAGTCCGATCAGCAGATGCAGAAG ATCAGGAAAAAGCTGATCTCAAAGACGCTGATGCTGGAGAAGTCTGAGAAGGCCAAGAAAATACGCGATCAAAGGAAGTTTGGCAAAAAG GTCCAAGTAGAAGTGATTCAgaagaggcagaaagagaagaaggcTATGATGACCGCTGTAAAGAAATACCAGAAAG GAATGACCGACAAATTGGACTTCTTGGATGGAGACCAGAAGAAGGGTAAAGACTCTTCTCAGGGCCCCAACAAAGCGGCGGCCAACAAAGCGGCGGCCAAGAAAGG ACCAAATGCCAAGAGGAAATACAAGGATAACAGGTTTGGCTTCGGAGGCAAGAAGAGCGGAAAGAAGTGGAACACCAAAGAGAGCCACAACGACGTTTCCAGTTTCCGCGCCAGAGTGGCTAACGCAAAGGGCAGCAAGGGAGGGAAGAAAGCAGGCAACCAGAAT AAACGCCCGGGCAAGTCTGTGCGCAAGAAGATCAAGTCTCGCTCTTAA